In Chryseobacterium camelliae, one DNA window encodes the following:
- the carB gene encoding carbamoyl-phosphate synthase large subunit: MAKRTDIKTILVIGSGPIIIGQAAEFDYAGTQACLSLKEEGYKVILINSNPATIMTDVEIADKVYIEPISLQFVSHIIRKERPDALLPTLGGQTGLNMAVELEKSGILEECKVEVLGTKLSAINRAEDRDLFRELMRELNEPVPESDIVNTVEGALRFAEEIGYPVIVRPAFTMGGTGGGIASNETELKEIAELGLKHSPVTQCLIERSIAGFKEIEYEVMRDANDNAIVVCNMENIDPVGVHTGDSIVVAPSQTLSDREYQMLRNASLKIIRALGIEGGCNVQLALDPHSFNYYIIEVNPRVSRSSALASKATGYPIAKIAAKIAVGLTLDEIMNPVTGKTYACFEPALDYVVTKFPRFPFDKFETADRRLSTQMKATGEVMAIGRNFEESLQKAIRSLETGIRHLGLKTKQAQALTAEEIERRIRVCDDERLFIIGDALRRGYDWEQIVEWSKIDKFFIWKLKKLVDFEKTIAENKFSKEILLEAKKLGFADLNIAHLWDVTQREVFNFRKENGIMPVYKMVDTCAAEFESETPYFYGTYEEENESVVSDKEKIIVLGSGPIRIGQGVEFDYATVHSVWAIKEMGYEAIIINNNPETVSTDFSISDKLYFEPLAEEDVMNIIELEKPKGVVVQFGGQTAINLADKLASHGVQILGTTLEDLDRAENRDKFEKALQEMQIPQPLGKTSVSKEEAIKIANEIGYPVLVRPSYVLGGRAMEIVYTETELAHYMENAVEASPEHPVLVDKYMVGKEVEVDAICDGETVVIPGIMEHIERAGVHSGDSIAVYPPQNISQSEIDTLVDYTKRLAKGLNVIGLMNIQYVLFEGNVYVIEVNPRSSRTVPFLSKITDVPMANLATKAILGQKLKDLGYESGLVPNKEGVFVKVPVFSFSKLTKVDISLGPEMKSTGEVMGKDTTLEKALYKGLVAAGRKVPMHGSILFTVADKHKEEAADLAARFHEVGFRIWATEGTAKFFEEKGIPCKIGYKIGEEDVNLIDLIQKGKVQYVVNTMTKGKQSERDGFQIRRMSVENGVPCLTSMDTVEAILKVIESMSFKMETM; the protein is encoded by the coding sequence ATGGCAAAACGTACAGATATAAAAACAATTTTAGTTATCGGTTCCGGACCTATCATCATCGGTCAGGCGGCTGAATTCGATTATGCGGGAACGCAGGCGTGTCTTTCTCTTAAAGAAGAAGGCTATAAGGTTATCCTGATCAACTCCAACCCGGCAACGATCATGACGGATGTTGAAATCGCGGATAAAGTTTACATCGAGCCGATTTCCCTTCAGTTTGTAAGTCACATCATCAGAAAGGAGCGTCCGGATGCGTTATTACCGACGCTGGGAGGACAGACCGGACTGAATATGGCGGTAGAGCTGGAGAAATCCGGTATCCTGGAAGAGTGTAAGGTAGAAGTATTGGGTACCAAGCTTTCAGCGATCAACAGAGCGGAAGACAGGGATCTGTTCCGTGAACTGATGAGGGAGCTGAACGAGCCGGTGCCTGAATCGGATATCGTGAATACTGTAGAGGGAGCCTTAAGGTTTGCAGAAGAAATAGGGTATCCCGTAATTGTTCGTCCGGCTTTCACCATGGGTGGAACAGGAGGCGGAATCGCTTCCAATGAAACAGAACTGAAAGAAATTGCAGAATTGGGATTGAAACACAGCCCGGTAACGCAGTGTCTGATTGAACGGTCAATCGCAGGCTTCAAGGAAATTGAATATGAGGTAATGCGTGATGCCAACGACAATGCGATTGTAGTGTGTAACATGGAAAACATCGACCCGGTGGGTGTGCATACAGGAGATTCCATCGTAGTTGCGCCTTCCCAGACCCTTTCAGACAGAGAGTATCAGATGCTGAGGAACGCTTCCCTGAAAATCATCAGGGCGTTGGGAATTGAAGGGGGGTGTAACGTACAGCTGGCATTGGATCCGCATTCATTCAACTATTATATCATCGAGGTAAACCCTAGGGTTTCCCGTTCATCCGCTTTGGCATCAAAGGCTACAGGTTACCCGATCGCAAAGATTGCTGCGAAAATAGCGGTAGGACTTACCCTTGACGAAATTATGAACCCGGTAACCGGAAAAACATACGCCTGCTTCGAGCCGGCTCTGGATTATGTGGTAACAAAATTCCCTAGGTTCCCGTTCGATAAATTTGAAACGGCAGACAGAAGATTGTCTACCCAGATGAAAGCCACCGGTGAAGTAATGGCTATCGGAAGAAATTTCGAGGAATCTTTGCAGAAGGCCATCCGTTCCCTGGAAACAGGAATCAGGCACTTAGGACTGAAAACCAAACAGGCTCAGGCTTTAACGGCAGAAGAGATTGAAAGAAGAATCAGGGTCTGTGATGACGAAAGATTGTTCATCATCGGTGATGCTTTAAGAAGAGGGTATGACTGGGAACAGATCGTAGAATGGAGTAAAATAGACAAGTTCTTCATCTGGAAGCTGAAAAAGCTGGTGGATTTCGAAAAAACGATTGCCGAAAATAAATTCAGCAAAGAAATTTTGCTGGAAGCTAAAAAATTAGGCTTTGCAGATTTAAATATCGCTCACCTCTGGGACGTTACGCAAAGAGAAGTATTCAATTTCAGAAAGGAAAACGGAATCATGCCGGTATATAAAATGGTAGATACCTGCGCTGCTGAATTTGAATCTGAAACCCCTTATTTCTACGGAACTTACGAAGAAGAAAATGAAAGTGTGGTTTCAGACAAAGAAAAAATCATCGTACTGGGCTCCGGACCGATCAGGATCGGACAAGGGGTTGAGTTTGATTACGCGACGGTTCACTCAGTTTGGGCAATTAAAGAAATGGGTTACGAAGCGATTATCATTAACAATAACCCGGAGACGGTTTCCACAGACTTCTCCATTTCAGATAAATTGTACTTCGAGCCGCTGGCAGAGGAAGATGTGATGAACATCATCGAACTCGAAAAGCCAAAAGGAGTCGTGGTGCAGTTCGGGGGTCAGACCGCAATTAACCTGGCAGATAAATTAGCTTCACACGGAGTCCAGATTTTAGGGACTACGCTGGAAGATCTGGACAGAGCGGAAAACAGGGATAAATTTGAAAAGGCGCTTCAGGAAATGCAGATTCCTCAGCCACTTGGGAAGACATCTGTTTCAAAAGAAGAAGCGATCAAGATTGCCAACGAAATCGGATATCCGGTATTGGTTCGGCCAAGCTACGTTTTAGGAGGACGTGCCATGGAGATCGTATATACGGAAACGGAACTGGCCCACTATATGGAAAATGCGGTGGAAGCTAGCCCTGAACATCCGGTGTTGGTCGACAAATACATGGTTGGAAAAGAAGTTGAGGTAGACGCCATCTGCGACGGTGAAACGGTAGTGATTCCTGGAATCATGGAGCACATCGAAAGAGCAGGAGTGCACTCCGGAGACTCTATCGCAGTATATCCTCCCCAGAATATTTCACAAAGCGAAATCGACACGCTGGTAGATTATACGAAAAGACTTGCCAAAGGACTTAATGTAATAGGACTGATGAACATCCAGTATGTCTTATTTGAAGGCAATGTATATGTGATCGAGGTTAACCCGCGTTCATCAAGAACGGTTCCTTTCTTATCTAAAATCACGGATGTTCCGATGGCTAACCTGGCGACCAAAGCAATCCTGGGCCAGAAACTGAAGGATTTAGGTTACGAAAGCGGGCTGGTTCCGAATAAAGAAGGGGTGTTTGTAAAAGTTCCGGTATTCTCTTTCTCAAAACTCACAAAAGTGGACATCTCCTTAGGACCGGAAATGAAATCGACCGGAGAAGTTATGGGTAAAGATACTACCCTGGAAAAAGCCCTCTACAAAGGACTGGTAGCGGCAGGAAGAAAAGTGCCGATGCACGGCTCCATCCTGTTCACGGTAGCAGATAAGCATAAAGAAGAAGCAGCTGATCTGGCGGCAAGGTTCCATGAAGTGGGCTTCAGGATCTGGGCTACGGAAGGAACGGCTAAATTCTTTGAAGAAAAAGGGATTCCTTGCAAAATAGGATACAAGATCGGAGAGGAAGATGTTAACCTGATCGACCTGATCCAGAAAGGAAAAGTACAGTATGTGGTAAATACCATGACCAAAGGTAAGCAGTCTGAAAGAGACGGATTCCAGATCAGAAGGATGAGCGTTGAAAACGGGGTTCCTTGCTTAACCTCCATGGATACTGTGGAAGCCATCCTGAAAGTGATTGAAAGCATGAGTTTCAAAATGGAGACTATGTAA
- a CDS encoding TonB-dependent siderophore receptor, which yields MNKIIIPCVLLSGLCYGQQETSDSIKSANIDQVEIIGTKSVITDKSESVGRIPLKNLENSQVYTGITSRLITQQKIYNLDDVVRNAPGISKGAEGWAGNVIYGGTEYTSRGFQTQIKALNGLANNIAVVGDIQNVSKIEVIKGPSATLFGSIITSYGGLINRVTKMPYEQQSLSVDMSAGGFNFGRVGVDLNLPVNKEKTLLSRTNIAYNNQGTFTDNGGYTQNIFVAPSFSYQLNDRIKIDLNTEFNAQKVSGMGSNVMFTLTPAVLKQYVAALLAGNGVPASYISSVTSKMPSTIQEGFGTNSVSDFNLDRKMSYYDKNLVSRSTTLNLNGNVEYKISDRWKSLTSIKFTQGSDDGYETRMILLPNVVKGVVAGLLSGNLAGINYGTPGADYMARMSRRFEDAFESHQIQQNFNGDFKIGELRNRMVIGLDYYHQNIQSTWRNFQSNKYGSLFGYPYQNIFDTVNIKEPNTNYYNFERNRLDGLYQSSQVAATIFGGITNIYSTYINDVLNITDNLLVNAGLRFDRFNAKGIFDGTKNEYKNGYNQSAFSPRFGIVYQPVLNKISIFGNYQTGFSNVGGNDENGNVFKPEHSYQFETGVKYAFFNGNFTGTLSYYTIKVEDKVRTNPNNALFNIQDGTQKSSGFEAEVLGNVTKNLNVMFGYAYNDSVYQKADSSVNGLRPVSAGAKNQANIWVHYHFENTNFMRNFSIGAGANYVGETLVMNQYPDGALVSPAYTLVNAKISYDKPSYSFTVRINNLTNANIWTGYTTIYPQMPRQVVGSVALKF from the coding sequence ATGAATAAAATCATTATCCCTTGTGTATTGCTTTCCGGATTATGCTATGGACAGCAAGAAACATCAGATTCCATAAAATCGGCTAATATTGATCAGGTAGAGATCATAGGAACAAAATCCGTGATTACCGACAAAAGTGAAAGTGTAGGAAGGATACCTCTAAAAAACCTGGAAAATTCTCAGGTATACACAGGCATTACGAGCCGGCTGATCACCCAGCAGAAAATTTACAACCTTGATGATGTGGTAAGAAACGCACCGGGGATCAGCAAAGGAGCAGAAGGTTGGGCAGGAAATGTGATTTATGGCGGTACAGAATATACCAGCCGTGGCTTTCAGACTCAGATAAAGGCCCTGAACGGCCTGGCCAATAATATTGCTGTGGTAGGGGATATTCAGAACGTCTCAAAAATAGAAGTTATTAAAGGCCCTTCGGCAACCCTGTTCGGGAGTATCATTACTTCTTATGGCGGGTTGATCAACAGGGTAACCAAAATGCCGTATGAGCAGCAAAGCCTTTCGGTAGACATGAGTGCAGGAGGCTTCAATTTCGGAAGGGTTGGAGTGGATTTAAACCTACCCGTCAATAAAGAGAAAACCCTGCTTTCCAGGACCAATATTGCCTATAATAATCAGGGAACATTTACGGATAACGGCGGTTATACTCAGAACATTTTTGTAGCACCATCTTTTTCCTATCAGTTAAATGACAGAATTAAAATTGACCTGAATACAGAATTCAATGCTCAAAAAGTTTCCGGAATGGGGTCTAATGTGATGTTTACCCTTACCCCCGCAGTACTGAAGCAATATGTTGCTGCGCTGCTGGCAGGGAATGGTGTCCCGGCTTCCTACATCAGTTCGGTAACTTCAAAAATGCCCTCAACGATTCAGGAAGGTTTCGGAACGAACAGTGTTTCAGATTTCAATTTAGACAGGAAAATGTCCTATTATGATAAAAATCTTGTGTCCAGGTCCACGACATTAAATCTGAACGGAAATGTGGAATACAAGATTTCTGACCGGTGGAAATCTTTAACCTCTATAAAATTCACGCAGGGCAGCGATGACGGATATGAAACCAGGATGATTCTTCTCCCCAATGTGGTAAAAGGCGTTGTTGCAGGATTGCTGTCCGGAAATCTGGCAGGCATTAATTACGGCACACCTGGAGCCGATTATATGGCCAGGATGTCCAGGCGGTTTGAAGATGCTTTTGAATCCCATCAGATTCAGCAGAACTTCAATGGAGATTTCAAAATCGGAGAACTGAGAAACAGGATGGTAATAGGGCTCGATTACTACCATCAGAATATTCAGTCCACCTGGCGAAACTTCCAGAGCAACAAATATGGTTCACTATTCGGATATCCGTACCAGAATATTTTCGATACGGTTAACATCAAAGAGCCTAATACCAACTATTACAACTTTGAGAGAAACAGGCTGGATGGATTGTACCAAAGTTCGCAGGTGGCAGCCACCATTTTTGGGGGCATTACAAATATATACAGCACCTATATCAATGATGTCCTGAATATCACTGATAATCTGTTGGTTAATGCAGGGTTGCGTTTTGACCGCTTCAATGCTAAAGGAATTTTTGACGGTACCAAGAATGAGTATAAAAACGGATATAATCAGAGCGCATTCTCGCCCAGGTTTGGTATCGTGTATCAGCCGGTTTTAAATAAGATTTCAATCTTCGGAAATTACCAGACCGGATTCTCCAATGTGGGTGGCAATGATGAAAACGGAAATGTCTTTAAGCCGGAACATTCTTACCAATTTGAAACCGGAGTGAAATACGCCTTTTTCAACGGAAATTTTACAGGTACTTTGAGTTACTATACCATAAAAGTGGAAGACAAAGTAAGGACAAATCCTAATAATGCCCTGTTCAATATTCAGGACGGAACCCAGAAAAGTTCAGGTTTTGAAGCAGAAGTTTTAGGAAATGTGACCAAAAACCTGAATGTCATGTTCGGCTATGCATACAACGACAGTGTCTACCAGAAAGCGGATTCTTCCGTGAACGGGTTGAGGCCGGTTTCTGCAGGGGCAAAAAACCAGGCCAATATCTGGGTCCACTACCATTTCGAGAACACGAATTTTATGAGGAACTTCAGTATCGGTGCCGGGGCAAACTATGTAGGCGAAACTTTAGTGATGAATCAGTATCCCGATGGAGCTCTTGTGTCTCCCGCTTATACCCTTGTCAACGCGAAAATATCCTATGACAAGCCTTCGTATTCATTCACAGTAAGGATCAACAATTTAACCAATGCCAATATCTGGACGGGATATACAACGATCTACCCGCAGATGCCGAGGCAGGTTGTGGGAAGTGTTGCACTGAAATTTTAG
- a CDS encoding helix-turn-helix transcriptional regulator: MLKSKLHEVRIRKGLSQEQVAHLVGMTQSNYSRKERGTTKIFKREWILLAKKLEVTLEDIYEEELIIVINTDKQSSQKNDFETVDVKIPQIFNRLHRNAKGKEQTVRRRK, from the coding sequence ATGTTAAAATCAAAATTGCATGAAGTAAGGATTAGAAAAGGATTATCTCAGGAACAAGTGGCTCACTTAGTAGGCATGACTCAATCAAACTATAGCAGAAAGGAACGCGGAACCACAAAAATTTTCAAAAGGGAATGGATATTACTTGCAAAGAAACTAGAGGTAACGCTTGAAGATATTTATGAAGAAGAGCTAATCATTGTTATTAATACGGATAAACAATCTTCACAGAAAAACGATTTTGAAACTGTTGATGTAAAAATCCCACAAATTTTTAATAGATTACATAGAAATGCTAAAGGCAAAGAACAAACAGTTAGAAGAAGAAAATAA
- a CDS encoding bacteriocin-like protein, which yields MRNLKKISRNELKSISGGKKLPTDPTQKCGPIYCYDTATCCMQNDYYYCQNEGGSCK from the coding sequence ATGAGAAATTTAAAAAAAATTTCAAGAAATGAGTTAAAGTCAATATCTGGTGGCAAAAAACTTCCGACAGATCCAACTCAGAAATGTGGTCCAATTTATTGCTACGATACGGCAACATGTTGTATGCAAAATGATTATTATTATTGCCAAAATGAAGGAGGCAGTTGCAAATAA
- a CDS encoding GLPGLI family protein — MIKIKYFYKKNMISHRVRTLLISFVFLASNLIAQNSRFAYEYTFIPDSTDIKSKRSEIMILDIMKNKSEFYSLDRMKLDSVRVEDHKKKIFKPYQLEKEMISDRVIKYSDNNDIDYITFVGTNRFLVKDDRKLTWKLLPEFSTILDFKVQKATVTFAGRKWIAWFSAEIPIQDGPYKFKGLPGLILRIEDDKAQHIFELKSIGKFTQDFVYPGTDYYQAPPKISYLQYVQAFNNFRKNPIADLIGKIQDQPDKNGKMRTANEILKEIENKEKEKMKKENNIIEIDLLKK, encoded by the coding sequence ATGATAAAAATAAAATATTTTTACAAAAAAAATATGATTTCTCATAGAGTCAGAACGTTATTAATTTCTTTTGTCTTTTTAGCATCCAATCTAATTGCTCAAAATAGCAGGTTTGCATATGAATATACTTTTATTCCGGATTCTACCGATATAAAAAGCAAACGATCTGAAATTATGATCCTGGATATCATGAAAAACAAATCAGAATTTTACAGTCTGGATAGGATGAAATTAGATTCTGTCCGGGTGGAAGATCATAAGAAGAAAATTTTTAAACCTTACCAATTGGAAAAGGAAATGATATCTGATAGAGTTATTAAGTATTCAGATAATAATGACATCGATTATATAACCTTTGTAGGTACAAATCGTTTTTTAGTTAAAGATGATCGAAAATTAACCTGGAAACTTTTGCCGGAATTCAGTACAATATTAGATTTCAAAGTTCAAAAAGCAACTGTTACTTTTGCGGGAAGAAAATGGATTGCCTGGTTTTCGGCAGAAATTCCAATCCAGGATGGACCTTATAAATTTAAAGGGTTGCCTGGACTTATTTTAAGAATAGAGGATGATAAAGCGCAACACATCTTTGAATTAAAGAGCATTGGGAAATTTACTCAAGACTTTGTTTATCCCGGTACTGACTATTATCAAGCTCCCCCTAAAATAAGCTATTTACAATATGTTCAGGCTTTTAATAATTTCAGAAAGAATCCTATTGCTGATCTCATAGGTAAAATTCAAGATCAGCCAGATAAAAATGGAAAGATGCGCACGGCAAATGAAATTTTAAAGGAAATCGAAAATAAAGAAAAGGAAAAAATGAAAAAAGAAAATAATATTATTGAAATTGATTTATTAAAAAAATAG
- a CDS encoding DUF2911 domain-containing protein — translation MKKLVFAVCISASALSFAQDYSVPAVSPRQKVEQQFSMSKITVDYGRPGVKGRKIFGELVPYGQVWRAGANSSTKITFGQSVNFGGKIVQAGTYGLFIVPTEKEWKVILNKDFQQWGAYTYDPKQDVVDVTVPVNKLADKQEWFEITLDPMDENSGNLVIKWDMAEAEVPIKPAKPEAVTKIADKLKEIKKIEADAAKTKG, via the coding sequence GTGAAGAAGTTAGTATTCGCAGTTTGCATATCAGCATCTGCATTAAGTTTTGCTCAGGATTATTCAGTGCCTGCGGTGAGTCCGCGCCAGAAAGTGGAGCAACAATTTTCCATGTCTAAAATTACTGTGGATTATGGGAGACCGGGGGTAAAAGGAAGAAAAATTTTTGGGGAACTGGTGCCTTACGGACAGGTTTGGAGAGCGGGAGCCAACTCGTCTACTAAAATTACTTTCGGGCAGTCGGTGAATTTTGGCGGAAAGATTGTTCAGGCCGGAACATACGGACTGTTTATTGTTCCTACTGAAAAAGAATGGAAGGTAATTCTTAATAAAGACTTTCAGCAGTGGGGTGCCTATACCTACGATCCTAAACAGGATGTGGTAGATGTTACCGTTCCGGTGAACAAGTTAGCAGATAAGCAGGAATGGTTTGAAATTACCCTGGATCCTATGGATGAAAATTCAGGAAACCTGGTGATTAAATGGGATATGGCAGAGGCAGAAGTTCCTATTAAACCCGCAAAACCAGAAGCCGTAACCAAAATTGCCGACAAGTTGAAGGAAATTAAGAAAATTGAAGCTGACGCAGCCAAAACAAAAGGCTAG
- a CDS encoding GNAT family N-acetyltransferase gives MKFSVQTILENQDYKLIPLEQGDFESLYEVASDPNVWEQHPNKDRYQREVFKVFFQGAMDSKGAFKIVEKATGNIIGSSRYYAYNEEDNSIFVGYTFYGTAFWGKGINPQIKKLMLDYVFQFVDKVHLHVGKDNMRSRIAVERLGAENTGELEVAYIGEPTRTNIVYQIKKENWL, from the coding sequence ATGAAATTTTCAGTTCAGACCATCCTTGAAAATCAGGACTATAAATTAATCCCCTTAGAGCAAGGGGATTTTGAATCTCTATACGAAGTAGCTTCAGATCCTAACGTCTGGGAGCAGCACCCTAACAAAGACCGTTATCAGCGGGAAGTCTTCAAGGTTTTTTTTCAAGGAGCCATGGATAGTAAGGGAGCATTTAAAATTGTGGAAAAAGCGACCGGAAATATCATTGGAAGCAGCCGTTATTACGCTTACAATGAAGAAGACAACAGCATCTTCGTAGGATATACGTTTTACGGGACAGCATTCTGGGGAAAAGGGATCAACCCGCAGATCAAGAAACTGATGCTTGATTACGTTTTCCAGTTTGTGGATAAGGTTCATTTACACGTAGGAAAGGATAATATGCGTTCCCGTATCGCGGTGGAGAGGCTTGGGGCAGAAAATACTGGTGAACTGGAAGTAGCCTACATCGGTGAACCAACAAGGACGAATATTGTTTATCAAATCAAAAAAGAAAATTGGCTATGA
- a CDS encoding cupin domain-containing protein has product MKKYTIQQTPFVVPTTDGKLIEEHWGNSTGNAEVSIAHMVAPAGWSEPHQTPEFDEFTFIISGKKQFEIDGETVVLEKGQSIRIGKGARIRYSNPFPEECEYLSVCLPAFSMESVHREEEGVD; this is encoded by the coding sequence ATGAAAAAATACACCATCCAGCAAACGCCCTTTGTAGTTCCCACTACAGACGGCAAGCTGATCGAAGAGCATTGGGGAAATTCAACCGGAAATGCGGAAGTATCCATTGCCCACATGGTTGCACCAGCCGGGTGGAGCGAACCGCATCAGACCCCGGAATTTGATGAGTTTACATTTATTATTTCAGGGAAAAAGCAGTTTGAAATTGATGGCGAAACGGTTGTCCTTGAGAAGGGACAGAGCATCAGGATCGGTAAAGGAGCGAGGATACGATACAGCAATCCTTTCCCTGAAGAATGCGAGTATCTGTCGGTATGCCTTCCTGCATTTTCTATGGAATCTGTACACAGGGAAGAAGAGGGGGTAGATTGA
- a CDS encoding PEGA domain-containing protein, which produces MKNILPVALLLGVAVSLTSCATIITGTKDKISFTSSPEGAKVIHKGIEKCITPCTAEIPRSLSKQMVTFEKEGYNSKEMKLTKTFNPVTLVNIVLGGAIGVGIDAATGSLTKYSPKAYTVELEAKQ; this is translated from the coding sequence ATGAAGAACATTTTACCCGTTGCCCTGTTGCTGGGCGTTGCTGTTTCTTTAACCTCGTGTGCAACTATCATTACCGGTACGAAAGATAAAATATCTTTTACCTCAAGCCCGGAAGGTGCCAAAGTGATCCACAAAGGAATTGAAAAGTGCATCACTCCGTGTACAGCTGAAATCCCGCGATCATTGAGCAAGCAGATGGTAACCTTCGAAAAAGAAGGATACAACAGCAAAGAAATGAAGCTTACGAAGACCTTTAATCCGGTAACATTGGTTAATATCGTTTTAGGCGGAGCTATTGGAGTGGGAATTGATGCTGCTACAGGATCACTGACCAAGTATTCCCCTAAAGCCTATACCGTAGAGTTGGAGGCAAAACAATAA
- a CDS encoding dienelactone hydrolase family protein, whose protein sequence is MIRSILLAGILMASGTVFSQKLKTVNYQDGAQKLSGLVTSNAGKKLPGVLILPAWKGIDDEARNAATELEKEGYVAFIADIYGVGNVPADNAAAAKTSGYYKQNFEAYQKRISLALEQLKKNGAIPEKIAVIGYCFGGTGALESARGKLPVVGAVSIHGSLAKDQSRTNGPLAAKILVEHPADDQSVSREDYDNLVKEMNEGNADWQIITYAHSKHTFTDPKSPDYNPVMAKRAWNHTLMFLKEILK, encoded by the coding sequence ATGATACGTTCAATTTTACTTGCCGGAATTTTGATGGCTTCAGGGACTGTATTCAGCCAGAAGCTTAAAACTGTAAACTACCAGGACGGTGCTCAGAAACTCAGCGGACTGGTAACATCCAATGCCGGAAAAAAGCTTCCGGGCGTCCTTATCCTTCCTGCATGGAAAGGAATTGACGATGAGGCCAGAAATGCAGCCACGGAACTTGAGAAAGAAGGCTACGTGGCATTTATCGCAGATATTTACGGTGTAGGAAATGTTCCTGCCGACAATGCTGCAGCGGCGAAAACTTCAGGATATTACAAACAGAATTTTGAAGCCTATCAGAAAAGGATCAGTCTGGCACTGGAACAGCTGAAGAAAAACGGGGCTATTCCTGAAAAAATTGCCGTTATCGGTTATTGCTTCGGAGGTACGGGTGCCCTGGAATCTGCGAGGGGAAAACTTCCTGTTGTAGGTGCAGTATCCATCCACGGAAGCCTGGCCAAGGACCAGTCCAGAACCAACGGACCATTAGCTGCAAAAATCCTGGTGGAACATCCGGCAGATGATCAGAGCGTTTCCAGGGAAGATTATGACAATCTGGTAAAAGAGATGAATGAGGGAAATGCCGACTGGCAGATCATTACCTATGCGCACTCCAAGCATACGTTTACAGACCCGAAATCCCCCGACTATAATCCTGTAATGGCCAAAAGAGCCTGGAACCATACATTGATGTTTCTGAAAGAAATCCTTAAATAA
- a CDS encoding HAD family hydrolase, translating into MAIKNIIFDFGGVLMDWNPRYFFKTYFNDDERMEYFLENIAQTEWNEEQDRGRRLAEGTEIQIKKFPEWEKEIRAYYDNWPVMLKSDIPHNVEVLKKLANTNYELFGLTNWSDETFPYALENYDFFKLFKGKIVVSGTEKLIKPDPKIWHLLLDRYQIKAEESVFIDDNGKNIETAKSLGFHTVHITPETDLEKELIDLGVKFDQ; encoded by the coding sequence ATGGCAATCAAAAACATTATTTTCGATTTTGGCGGAGTCCTGATGGACTGGAATCCAAGGTATTTTTTTAAGACCTATTTCAACGATGATGAAAGGATGGAATATTTCCTGGAAAACATCGCCCAGACAGAATGGAACGAAGAACAGGACCGCGGGAGAAGGCTTGCTGAAGGCACAGAAATCCAGATTAAAAAATTCCCTGAATGGGAAAAGGAAATCAGAGCTTATTACGATAACTGGCCGGTAATGCTGAAAAGCGACATCCCTCATAATGTGGAAGTTCTGAAAAAACTTGCGAATACGAATTACGAACTGTTCGGACTGACCAACTGGTCTGATGAAACATTTCCGTATGCGCTGGAAAATTATGATTTCTTCAAGCTTTTTAAAGGCAAGATCGTAGTTTCCGGAACGGAAAAGCTGATCAAGCCTGACCCGAAAATATGGCATCTTCTTCTTGACCGGTACCAGATCAAGGCAGAAGAATCCGTGTTTATAGATGACAATGGTAAAAATATAGAAACCGCAAAGTCATTGGGTTTCCATACGGTGCATATCACGCCTGAAACAGACCTGGAAAAGGAACTGATTGATTTAGGCGTAAAATTTGATCAGTAG
- a CDS encoding type I restriction enzyme HsdR N-terminal domain-containing protein — protein sequence MELPKLNFQETFDFKFKQDKDKFFIYDPIRKTYLLLTPEEWVRQHWIHYYLTVKSYAASALITEKKIILNGLTKRIDLMVTEKTQPKILVECKAPQVKLTEKTFEQTARYNSIIGAEEIILTNGLHHIHARYEDGQYRFYKQ from the coding sequence ATGGAACTTCCAAAACTGAATTTTCAGGAAACTTTTGATTTTAAATTCAAGCAGGACAAAGATAAGTTTTTTATTTATGATCCCATCCGGAAAACCTACCTTTTGCTTACTCCTGAAGAATGGGTGCGCCAGCACTGGATCCATTATTACCTTACCGTAAAATCTTATGCCGCTTCGGCACTGATTACGGAGAAAAAGATTATTTTGAACGGACTCACCAAGAGAATAGACCTTATGGTAACCGAAAAAACACAGCCCAAGATCCTGGTGGAATGTAAGGCACCCCAGGTTAAATTAACGGAAAAAACATTTGAGCAGACCGCCCGGTACAATTCAATCATCGGGGCGGAAGAAATTATACTCACCAACGGCCTGCACCATATCCATGCACGGTATGAAGACGGGCAGTACAGGTTTTACAAGCAATAA